The window TGCTACTAATTTTTTATGATCTTTTGCCTTTTTAACTTGCGGACGGATCATGAAGAAGTAGAAAACTACCATGATTAATACCATTGGTACAATTGTACTTAGCATATTGCTACCGCCTGCTGCCTGTAAAATTACTGTTGATGTCATTTCTTATTTTATTTGTTTTTGTGAGTAGTTGATGGTTTTTGAAATGTGCCAAAAGGCAAATTACCTTACCATTAGCCAATTTATTTTTTAGCCAATACCTCGCCTACCAAATGTACAGTAGTAGTGGTTGGGTTGGCATTCGATGTAACGGTTACTACTTTATCCTGCATACCCATTTTACCTTCACTGTTAAATACTACGCTAATAATACCTTCTTTACCAGGCAAAATAGGTTCGCCAGGCACCTGAGGGATGGTACAGCCACAAGTTGCTGTTGCATTTGAAACGATAAGCGGACTTTTACCTGTGTTTTTCAGTTTAAAATCGTGCTTAACTTTTTCGCCCTGCTCTATTTTACCGAAATCGTAAATATCGCGTTCGAACACAATAACGGGTGCATCGGCAGGTGCAACTTTAGCTGTTTTTGAAGTATCGTTTCCAACCGAAACCGCCGAAGCTGTTTCTGAAGTTTGATTGTTTGCATTGCGGCAAGCTGTAAATGAAATCGCAGCAATGGCCAGGATAAATATTTTCTTCATTTTTTAGTCTTCAATTAATCCGCGGCCAATCTTTTTAATGGTATTGTTTTTCTTAAGATCGCCTAAAATTTTGTCTAAAATACCGTTAATAAATGAATTACTTTTCGGTGTACTGTAATCTTTTGAAAGCTCCAGATATTCGTTGATGGTAACTTTTACCGGGATAGATGGAAAATTCAAGAGCTCGCAGATTGCCATTTTCATCAAAATAGTATCCATTAAAGCAATACGTTCCGATTCCCAGTTTTTAGTCCTATCAGCAATCATTTCCTGATATTTGGCATCGTTTTGCAAGGTGTGGACAAAAAGATCCTGTACAAACTTGCTGTCTTCTACCCAATCGGCACTAATTTCGGTCAGTTTGTTTTTAAAAGGATCTTCGAAAGTAAAGTTTTTAAGGGTTTTGGCAACCATACCTTTCATTACCTCGTGATCTACCTGCCAGTTGATAAATTTCTCTTCGAAAACCTGAATAATTGCCTGGCTTTTTAAAATAATTTTACGAAAAATGTATTTGATAATATCTTTTGATGATTCTAAGCTCTCGTTAGGATCAGCCAGATACTCGGCATATTCTTTTGATGCTTTTAAAGAATTGTAAACTGTTTTACGGATTTCAGGATCGAAACCCCAGTCTACTTTGTATTTTTTTACAGCAGCAACATAATCAGGATTTTGCTGTAATAAAACACTAAATTTATTGTGCAGCAATTTCATGTTCGGATTAATATCCTCAGCTGTTTTAATAAACTTGTTCTGACGCTCTGCAGCGTCGTTAGCAGTAAATTCGGTAACTTCTACCATTAAAGAGAGCATCCAAATGTACATTTCGTACACGCTATCGATGCTTTGCATTAAAGTTTTCAAATCACCTTTAATGTCTTTTTTGTCTGCCATGTGCCATGCAAAAATGTTTTGCAAAGCTTTGATTCTTAAGTGCCTTCTGTTTAACATGAATGTAAGAACGAGTGTGGTTTTTAAAACCTGTTTTTAATAATTATTATTTAATATGACGATTTAATTTTTTTAATATCTGCGATCCGTTTTTCGGCAATGCGGTTTGCAGCAATATTAGTTGAGATATTTTCGGCCTTGCTTAGTTTAATAACACTACGTGTGGCATCGTAAATATTCTCGGTAAGTTGTACGGTACGTTTTTTACCAAAACCAGTTAGTTCGGAATAACACGAAATTAAACCTCCTGCGTTGATTAAATAATCTGGCGCAAATAAAATTCCTTTTTTCAACAACAATTCGCTATCTAAAACCTCATCTTTTAATTGATTGTTTGCCGAACCTGCAATAATTGCAAATTTCATTTTTTCGATGGTTTTGTTGTTCACCGTTGCCCCCATTGCACATGGAGCATAAACATCGGCCTCGGTGGTAAAAATTTTATCGGCTTCAATCGGTTTTGCCTTGTATTTACGGGCTACGTAAGTTAATTGCTCCTGGTTAATATCGCTAATCAAAACTTCGGCATTTTCCTTCCTCAAAAGTGCTACCAAATGTTCGCCTACATTACCAATTCCTTGTACAACGATAGTTCTTCCGGCAAGCATATCTGTTCCGAAAACTTCTTTAACGCTGGCTTTAATACCTAAGTATACGCCTTGGGCAGTAAATGGCGCTGGGTTACCCGCACCACCTATTGATTCGGGCACGCCGGTAACATAATTGGTTTCCATACGGATATATTCCATATCGCGCGTGTTGGTACCCATTTCCTCGGCAGTAATAAATTCGCCATTCAGGTTTTTAATAAACCTGCCATAGCTACGCATTAAAGTTTCGGTTTTGTCTTTTCTAGAATCGCCAATGATTACCCCTTTACCTCCACCCAGGTTTAAACCTGTAATGGCCGCTTTATAGGTCATTCCGCGCGATAAACGAAGGGCATCTTCTAAGGCCTCGCCTTCGGTTGCATAACTCCACATGCGTGTACCGCCCAAAGCCGGGCCTAATGTGGTATCGTGTATAGCAATAATTGCTTTTAAACCTGTATCGGGATCATTGCAAAAAACCAACTTTTTATGCCCGTAAGCACTTAATTGATCTAAAATGGAAAAATCTGTCTGCGAATTTGCTGGCATATGAACGTTCGGCTAACCTGCTGCAAAATTAGAATAAAAAACCATTATTACATGTATTTAACGAAACTATAACAAAATTAATTCTGCCACACTAAGCTCCAAAGCATTAAAAACGTCGGGGTTTAAAAAAATATGTCATTATTATTTAAACCTTAGTGCTTAACAGATAAATATACCACACGAAATAACAATTTTATCTAAGTTTGTACAACATGAAACATCTGAGCCGATTAAACAAGTACTTTCTAAAATACAAGTGGTGGATTATTCCGGGGAGTATTTTCGTAGTAATATCGAATATTTTTGGCGTAGTACCTGCCCAGGTAATTGGTTATGCGGTTGACCTGATTACCGAAAACATACAGATTTTTAACTTGTTTGGGGGCTTTAACCGTCAAGCTATTATTTACGATATTTTTAGCAGTAACCTGCTTTACTTTGGTTTACTGGTTATTGCCCTTTATTTAATGCGCGGACTGTTTTTATTCTTTATGCGCCAAACCATTATTTTAATGTCGAGGCATATCGAATTTGACATGAAAAACGACATTTACCAGCATTACCAGGAGTTGAGCTTAGGATTTTACCGTCGCAACAACACCGGCGATTTAATGAACCGCGCAACTGAAGATGTAAACCGCGTGCGGATGTATGTTGGTCCGGCCATTATGTACACCATTAATACTTTTGTATTATCGGTACTTATTATCTGGTCGATGTTTGATGTAAACTCCAAGCTGGCCATTTACTGTCTGCTCCCCTTGCCCTTTCTGGTTATCATTATATATTATGTAAACACTCTTATATTTAAAAAGAGTGGAAAGATACAGGAGCGTTTATCAGATTTATCGAGTTTTGTACAAGAGCGCTTTTCGGGGATCAGGATTATCAAATCGTATGTGCGTGAGGATTATACGCGCAATATGTTCGAAATACAGAGCAACGCATACAAAAAAGATTCGATGGGCCTGGTAAGGGTTTCGGCCTTATTCTACCCTACTATGTTGCTATTAATTGGCTTAAGTACCATTTTAACCATTTATGTAGGTGGTATACAGGTAATGAATGGCAGTATTACCGCCGGAAATATCGCCGAATTTATCATTTACATTAACCAGTTAACTTTCCCGGTAACCATGCTGGGCTGGGTAACTTCATTAATTCAAAGGGCAGCTGCATCGCAAAAGCGGATAAATGAATTTTTAGATATCCCTTCTGATATCCAATCCAAAGAAACGCAAGAAAGGGTTTTAGCCGGCAATATTAAATTTGACCAGGTAAGCTTTACCTACCCTGATACTGGAATCGAGGCCTTGAAAGATGTTAGTTTTGAAATTAAAAGTGGTGAATTTGTAGCCATAATCGGCAAAACAGGCTCTGGAAAATCTACTTTAGCCAACCTCATTATGCGGATGTACGACGTAGAAAACGGCCAGATTGATGTGGACGGTAAAAATATTAAGGCACTAAACCTGAAAGATTACAGGGGGCAAATTGGCTTTGTACCACAGGAAGTTTTCCTTTTTTCGGATACAATTAAAAACAACATTGCCTTTGGTTTAGATAGCGTTACCGATGAAGAAGTGCATACGGCAGCCAAAAATGCATCGGTTTATAACAACATCATCGATTTTGAAGAAAAGTTCGAAACCATGCTGGGCGAACGTGGCATTACACTCTCTGGCGGGCAAAAACAGCGGGTTTCTATAGCCCGTGCGCTGATCAAATCTCCTAAAATTTTAATATTTGATGATTGTCTTTCGGCGGTTGACACGAAAACCGAGGAGGAAATATTACAAAACCTGGGTAAAATTATGCTTGGAAAGACCAGTATTTTAATTGCCCACAGAATTTCTACAATTAAAAATGCGGATAAAATTTTAGTCCTCGATGATGGAAAAATCATTGAACAAGGCACACACAATGAATTACTTAGTAAAAATGGCAGTTATACCGAGCTTTATAACAACCAACTTTTAGAAGAAGAAAGCCGTACAATTTAAATTGTATCAAAATTGTATTTTGAACTTTAAATATTTGCTTTATATTTACCGAAACCAAAAACCAACATCAATACCAACCATGGGAGAATTCGACAACAAGGAAAGAGAAGAAGTTTTTTCAAAGAAAGTAAGAGCAGGTAAGAGAACTTATTTCTTCGACGTGAAGGCTACGAGATCGGGTGATTATTATTTAACAGTTACCGAAAGCAAGAAAAGATTAGAAGACGGTGTATTTGTAAAACATAAAATCTTTTTATACAAAGAAGATTTCGAAAAATTCGCTGAAGGCCTAAACGAAACTGTTGATTATATCAAAACCCATCAGGATGTGGTTGAAAAACGTTACGAATATTCAGAAAACGGAGAACATAGCAGCAGACCAGGCGATGATTTTTCTTTCTAAGTAATATAATTTCACAAAAAAGCCTTTGCATAATGAAAATTGCAAAGGCTTTTTTTATTGCTGCGCTCTTTCTAACGTATAGCCAAGCCTGCGCCTACAATAAATACCAATAAGAAATAGCCTACAATTATGGCAATGGTTATAATTCCCCAAAACTTAAAAAGGGATTTTAAACTCAGTATTGCGGCATCTAAACTTTCCTGATCTCCAAACAACACGCCTTGTTTACCTTTATTGGCCAGCCTGAACAATAATATACTCGGATAGAAATAAAATAAACCCAATAGCAAATAAACCACGGTTACAATGGTTGCACCTCCCTGCCCAAGTGGAGCAAACTGTTTTGCTAAACCCGGGTTGCTTGATATTATAGAAGGTATGCTTAAGGCAGCCAAAATAATGAAAGCAGCGAATACAAAACCGACAATTGATAAGAATTTGGCCCATTTTGTAATATCGTAAAGATAGCTCCGCATTTCTTCGGTAACGATTAATTTTACCTCCTGGGGCACTTCTTGTTCTAAATCTTCCATGTGTGTTATCTGTAATTTTTGTTAAACTTAGATAAAATATCCATCTGCCACAAATTACTGCCTTTAATTAAAGGTTATAAAAGCTTATCTTTGCCCGATTTTTAGGAGGAAAGCATGGTGCATAGACATTTGACTATAAACCATCAACTAAAAGACTATTGACTATAAAATAAATACTAAAATATAAATGGCATTACAATGTGGTATAGTAGGTTTACCAAATGTTGGTAAATCGACTCTTTTTAACTGTTTATCAAACGCAAAAGCGCAGGCAGCAAACTTTCCCTTTTGTACTATTGAGCCCAATGTTGGCGTAATTACGGTACCTGACGACAGATTGACTAAACTTGCTGAATTGGTTAAGCCCAACAAGGTACAGCCAAATACCATCGAGATTGTAGATATTGCCGGTTTAGTAAAAGGTGCATCGAAAGGTGAAGGTTTGGGA is drawn from Pedobacter sp. HDW13 and contains these coding sequences:
- a CDS encoding ABC transporter ATP-binding protein, with the protein product MKHLSRLNKYFLKYKWWIIPGSIFVVISNIFGVVPAQVIGYAVDLITENIQIFNLFGGFNRQAIIYDIFSSNLLYFGLLVIALYLMRGLFLFFMRQTIILMSRHIEFDMKNDIYQHYQELSLGFYRRNNTGDLMNRATEDVNRVRMYVGPAIMYTINTFVLSVLIIWSMFDVNSKLAIYCLLPLPFLVIIIYYVNTLIFKKSGKIQERLSDLSSFVQERFSGIRIIKSYVREDYTRNMFEIQSNAYKKDSMGLVRVSALFYPTMLLLIGLSTILTIYVGGIQVMNGSITAGNIAEFIIYINQLTFPVTMLGWVTSLIQRAAASQKRINEFLDIPSDIQSKETQERVLAGNIKFDQVSFTYPDTGIEALKDVSFEIKSGEFVAIIGKTGSGKSTLANLIMRMYDVENGQIDVDGKNIKALNLKDYRGQIGFVPQEVFLFSDTIKNNIAFGLDSVTDEEVHTAAKNASVYNNIIDFEEKFETMLGERGITLSGGQKQRVSIARALIKSPKILIFDDCLSAVDTKTEEEILQNLGKIMLGKTSILIAHRISTIKNADKILVLDDGKIIEQGTHNELLSKNGSYTELYNNQLLEEESRTI
- a CDS encoding DUF1573 domain-containing protein, translating into MKKIFILAIAAISFTACRNANNQTSETASAVSVGNDTSKTAKVAPADAPVIVFERDIYDFGKIEQGEKVKHDFKLKNTGKSPLIVSNATATCGCTIPQVPGEPILPGKEGIISVVFNSEGKMGMQDKVVTVTSNANPTTTTVHLVGEVLAKK
- the nusB gene encoding transcription antitermination factor NusB, which produces MLNRRHLRIKALQNIFAWHMADKKDIKGDLKTLMQSIDSVYEMYIWMLSLMVEVTEFTANDAAERQNKFIKTAEDINPNMKLLHNKFSVLLQQNPDYVAAVKKYKVDWGFDPEIRKTVYNSLKASKEYAEYLADPNESLESSKDIIKYIFRKIILKSQAIIQVFEEKFINWQVDHEVMKGMVAKTLKNFTFEDPFKNKLTEISADWVEDSKFVQDLFVHTLQNDAKYQEMIADRTKNWESERIALMDTILMKMAICELLNFPSIPVKVTINEYLELSKDYSTPKSNSFINGILDKILGDLKKNNTIKKIGRGLIED
- a CDS encoding DUF3276 family protein; this translates as MGEFDNKEREEVFSKKVRAGKRTYFFDVKATRSGDYYLTVTESKKRLEDGVFVKHKIFLYKEDFEKFAEGLNETVDYIKTHQDVVEKRYEYSENGEHSSRPGDDFSF
- a CDS encoding Glu/Leu/Phe/Val dehydrogenase; amino-acid sequence: MPANSQTDFSILDQLSAYGHKKLVFCNDPDTGLKAIIAIHDTTLGPALGGTRMWSYATEGEALEDALRLSRGMTYKAAITGLNLGGGKGVIIGDSRKDKTETLMRSYGRFIKNLNGEFITAEEMGTNTRDMEYIRMETNYVTGVPESIGGAGNPAPFTAQGVYLGIKASVKEVFGTDMLAGRTIVVQGIGNVGEHLVALLRKENAEVLISDINQEQLTYVARKYKAKPIEADKIFTTEADVYAPCAMGATVNNKTIEKMKFAIIAGSANNQLKDEVLDSELLLKKGILFAPDYLINAGGLISCYSELTGFGKKRTVQLTENIYDATRSVIKLSKAENISTNIAANRIAEKRIADIKKIKSSY
- a CDS encoding DUF5362 family protein; the encoded protein is MEDLEQEVPQEVKLIVTEEMRSYLYDITKWAKFLSIVGFVFAAFIILAALSIPSIISSNPGLAKQFAPLGQGGATIVTVVYLLLGLFYFYPSILLFRLANKGKQGVLFGDQESLDAAILSLKSLFKFWGIITIAIIVGYFLLVFIVGAGLAIR